Part of the Oncorhynchus masou masou isolate Uvic2021 chromosome 24, UVic_Omas_1.1, whole genome shotgun sequence genome is shown below.
cgggatgagatcaatatccttccaggataccccggccaggtcgattagaaaggcctgctcgctgaagtgtttcagggagcgtttgacagtgatgagtggaggtcgtttgaccgctgatccattacggatgcaggcaatgaggcggtgatcgctgagatcttggttgaagacagcagaggtgtatttagagggcaagttggttaggatgatatctatgagggtgcccgtgtttaaggctttggggaggtacctggtaggttcattgataatttgtgtgagattgagggcatcaagtttagattgtaggatgtctggggtgttaagcatgttccagtttaggtcgcctagcagcacgagctctgaagatagatggggggcaatcagttcacatatagtgtccagagcacagctgggggcaaagggtggtctatagcaggcggcaatagtgagagacttgtttttagagaggtggatttttaaaagtagaagttcaaattgtttgggtacagacctggatagtaggacagaactctgcaggctatctttgcagtagattgcaacaccgccaccccctttggcatttctatcttgtctgaaaatgttgtagtttgggattaaaatgtcagaatttttggtggtcttcctaaaccaggattcagacacagctagaacatccgggttggcagagtgtgctaaagcagtgaatagaacaaactcagggaggaggcttctaatgttaacatgcatgaaaccaaggctattacggttacagaagtcgtcaaaagagagcacctggggaataggagtggagctaggcactgcagggcctggattcatctctacatcgccagaggaacagaggaggagtagaataagggtacggctaaaagcaataagaattggtcgtttagagtgtctggaacagagagtaaaaggaggtttctgggggcgataaaacaGCATCAATTTTTGTTTTACCTTtcatttaactagtcaagtcagttaagaacaaattctaattttcaatgacagcctaggaacagtgggttaactgccttttcaggggcagaacgacagatttgtaccttgtcagctcgggggtttgaacttgcaaccttccggttactagtccaacgctcttaaccactaggctaccctgagtgatgaagagagagatattgtctctggaaacatcattgaaaccaggagatgtcattgcatggtTGGTTGGTGGAACTagtaggttggataaggtatagtgagtaGGActtgaggctctacagtgaaataagccaataaacactaaccagaacagcaatggacaaggcatattgacattaaggagaggcatgcttagtcgagtgatcaaaagggtccagtgagtagagaggttggttgggggtatATGTGGGATTGAAGATGCAATGTTCAGAACTGCAGCCAGATAATTAACCCTCTTCGCCACCAGGGATAGCTTTGGCCTTGTGGAGCTTTTTCATTAGTCAAATATGGTCAATAAGGACACATAACACAATTTCTGAGTTATAAAATGTTCACATCCTCTTCAAATTCAGTGTTCTTGTAAGACTGTAATTTGTGATTTTCTTTCTTCATCATGTGTTGAAAGTCttgtgaaatgtgattttagttgGAAAGAGCTTCCTTTATATAACTTGTTTTCTTATGTATTCATATGCTTTTTAAATACAGACTGAACCATCAAACTaaatacattttctttttttaccTTTTCAAAATTTCAAAATCACATTTCATAAGATTTTCAACATATGTGATGAAGAAAGAAAATCACAAATTACAATCTTACAAGTACACTGAATTtgaaatgtgttctgggaatgttctttTAACATCAAGTGAATGTGTTTTAATCCCTAAAAGAAGCTCCGTACAATCATCTGCACAATTGGACAGTTTTTGTTTTTTgggaatatatatttttgttctcaTTAGACtcttcccacaacctaatgaaacattctaggagcctttaaaaaacagattaaatgtgttctagggatgttcttgcaacatcaggcaaatgttttatacaaacattcTATAATCATCACCAcgactggacagtttttgtgttatgagaaGATTTGCTCAGACCTAACAAATattctgggaactttcacagaaTTAATTTTGGTTTGCTTTGTTATCGTTATAGACACTGTGTCAGATGTCTTCTGCCCTAGACTTAGGGGGTCCCATCTGCCTCCTGTGAGTGGGTTAGAGGGACAGATTAAATGGCATGGGTAGGTCCCCAAAGGATTTGTGTATCCTCACCAACATGGGATATGGTTTGGGGGGACATGATATGGCGAGGTGGTGGGGGGTGGAGTGTAGAGGGTTCTTCTACCCAACTgcttgtgtgtttgagtgtgttagCCGTCTTTCTCCCTTATATCCACCACCCcctctttctcaccctcccttTCGCTCTCTATctcacactctcgctctctctctctctctctctctctctctctctctctctctctctctcacacacacgcacacacacacgttattgcTGGATCTCTCTGATGTCCTCCTTCATTATGTCCTCTTTCCTTCTGCTATCACTTCCCACTACACAATCACACTTAGCAACTCTTATGGGGAGCTAGAGGAACAGACTGAGATACcgcctgacagagagacagagaaaaaggcaGGTTGACTGCCAGAGAGACATAGAAATGATTGACAGACAAGCGGTCATAGTGAAACATACAGTGGTTTAGAggaaagctacagtatgtagAAAATGAAGTAAATAAAACCCAGAAAAAATACATAAAAGCTTCACTATTTGCATCATCTATTTGTCCCACCGACAACAAACGCAAAGTACTCCAAACCCCGACACAGCTTTTTCTAACCTCCCGAGgctgagagaaaaaaataaactGCTCTGATGTAGAAACAAGTTTGAATAACATCCAGACTTGTTTATCGAAATGAACATTTCAAGATGATGCACACACAGGCACTTGACAACAACATGCTTGTCCTTACCTCACAGTGCAGACAGACTCTCCCACTCCAGAGCAGAAtatgagggatgagaggagagatggatgaaaTAAAAAGGCAGgttgactgacagacagacaaatgaTTGACAGACAAGCAGTCATAGTGAAACGTACAGTGGTTTAGAggaaagctacagtatgtagAAAACTTtgtaaataaaaaacaacaaaaaatacataaAGCTTCATTATTTGCGTCATGTATTTGTCCCACCGACAACAAACCCAAAGTACACCAAACCCCCACACAGCTTTCTCCAACCTCCTGAGACTGAAAGAAAAAAATGAACTGCTCTGATGTAGATACAAGTTTGAATAACATCCAGACGTGTGTATCGATATGAACATTTCATGATGCACACACAGGCACTTGACAACAACATGCTTGTCCTTACCTCACAGTGCAGACAGACTCTCCCACTCCAGAGCAGAAtatgagggatgagaggagagatggatggaaggaaggaggatAAGAGATGGACGGGAGGAGGAGCTTGAGCAAACAACACAGGTTGTTGTTGGATGCCCCTTTCCCTCCCCTGGAGCTTGCTTTCTGCTTTAGTCGGTGTCTGGCTGCCTCAGCACAACTCCCAGTGTGGTGTCAAGTCCCAAAGCACAGTATTGGGTATCTGTACGTCTCACTCAGTCACATGTGGAGCCTTATCCCATACGAGTCCTACAAGATCTGTGATCGCTATGTGAATGTCAGCATCTGTGAGTGaagcttctctctcctctcttctctatcctcttctcctatttctctctagttttttccccctctccaaTGTCTCTTCTCCAGTTCAGTTCAGATCTCAGTGAGCAGCACAAATCAAACTGAGGTAGGCACACGtgcgtagtgtgtgtgtatgtgtgttcatgaGTGAATGATGATACAAAACTTGCCCACATTAACCATTTGCTGGAGGATCTGATAAGATCTATATTAAGTATGAACCTTGGGAGCTTGACATCACGTTTTCTTCTGCCACAGCAAAGTGTTGTAAACTGAAAATGTACACAACGTAGGGCAAGAAACATAAAAATCTAAGTTGGGGTGGAGTGGTGTGGTGTTGTATAGTGTGAGGAGGTATGGGTCAAGTACAGCTCTCGGAGGAGCAAGGTGCACATTGACACACAAAGACGCACAATGGAGAACTGCATGTAGGTACTCTTTCTTCCGGTCTTCAGTCAATATCATCAGATAACCAAAGAGGCCATTTGCATTGTGTGCTaacttccctctcttttctctcgccAGGGCTTTTCCCACCCATTCTCTAGCTACTTCAGTGGGACTATTGAGGTCCTCTGAATGGAGCCACTTCACCCAGAGGGAGTATTGTCTGTCCTTAGACAAACCTGAGAGCCCTCTGCAATATGGGGGCTTAAAGCAAAACCTCCTGGAAAAAAATAGATGAATATATTAATGATCAGAGCAGTGGCAAAATCTGTTTCCCCTTTTAGGAAGGACCCCTCACTGCTGCTGGACTCTCTTTCAAAGCTAacagctctcccctctctttctccctggccCACTTTAGAATCCCTCTGAAGTTTTAAAAGTTGACAATCTGGCAGAGCACGATATGGCTGATGCGTTTGAAGGCAAGATTCTGATTAACCTTTTGGGGTTATAGCCTATATACAACTGACTGTCCgtatatttaatttatttcagtGCTGCTGTTTAGTGCAGGAAATGGATCAGCGTATCTGATGGAGCCAAAGTCATGTCAGAAGAATATTCCTGTCCCCATAATTCACCTCTCTCACATTGCATCTGTAAGGTAACCCAGCCTGCATGCTAGCATATGACAGGTATATCAGGACAGACATCCACAAAAcgcacactctctctccatctgtcattttctatctctctctggtgGGGTCTGCACCATCAGAGCTGGCCTGAATATTTACTTTGATTCCACAGCTTTCCCTCTCTTGTGTTCCTTTAATAACTTATCGACAAATAGTCACTGGACTAACTCCATCCGCTGAGAGCAACAAAAACCAAGACAGAAAATTTCATTTAAATAATTGCATGGCAGAAACCACAAAATTGCTGGTTTCATTCATTATTTATGTCTGCTTACGAGTCATGCATAATGCAGGAGGCCGTCTTTATGACGATCATGTATTAAATATCATGTTTTTAAGGTCAGGGCTCAGTCGTACGGGACAGACAGCTGGGCTACTGTCTGCAGAGCGGTAGCGGCACAGTACTGCGACTATGTTGTAAAGTGTTGCGTGGGCAGTGTtttgagaaagaaagaaagaaatagagagggCGCTAGCTGACAATGGGTTAAGAGGAATCTTTATTTTTAACAACATATCATCACCAGCCACCCATCTGCTCCTGAGTCccttgagagagagaagagataaagagagggagagagagagaaagagagagagagagaggacaaacacCATCTCAGATCAGATCACcaggagggagaggaaaaggttTGGTTGGGAGGTGGGAAAGATTGAGCTATTCAACTTCCAACATGAcaacagaaagagaagagaatgATTGTAGGTGAGTGTGAGTAAGTAGGGAGGGACAACTGTCTGGGATCGGATGGGCAGCCTTTGGATCAGTATTAGCCTCCCCTGGGTGTGGGAGGGTAGGTTTGAAGGTGGGGCAGGCGGTCCTGAGGTAATAAGTGGGAATGTATCAACGTAGGGGTATGAAGATacaaagagggaggggaggctgGAACCTCCAGGGGTGGCGCCAACAATTCATTTAATTTTCACAGATAAAGGAGCGAGTCCCCTGGGATGGGGGAGCAATTGAAGGTGGGACTTTGTATTCAGATCTCCTTTCTCCTTGCCGTGGTGACTGCGTAAACAGCTTGATTAGCAGGTCACTCATTAGCAAATACAGCCTGCTCTCAATTGGCTCTGGCTGATCTCCGATCACGTACCTATATCTCTTCATTTACAGCTGCCCTTGCCGTCTGTTTTTTTCTATCTTCTTTTTAAAAACTCTGATATGTTTTACAGCCTCCAGTGGTCTCGTCTTCATCAAAAGTGATGAGAGCGAATCTGAGACGTCAGGAAAAAAATCTTGTTTTGATTCTTTGGTTTTTTTCTGGACACATTGCAACTCTCATTCCTCATTTGCCCCATGTCTGGGAAGCATCTCTATCCTATGTTGaatattgaaatatatatatatatatatatctccccaTCCTCCCGGCGAAGCAAAATCTGAGGGCTAATTAGTCCAGAGACACCAGTGGAACGGAAGAACCCACCCCGGGCCACGTACATCCCCTACTGATCTttgagagtaacacacacacgtatgcacacacacaaaacaaaaactaGAGCTATGGAAAAGCTGAGGCAACAGCTGAAATACCTCAATATGATAGAATGTACTGGAATGTATAAGCCTGTTAATGGCTAATGATTTGGATCTTTGACATTACAAGAAGTCATCATTTCTAAGTTTCCTCTTGACAAATATCATACGCTGTGGCTAATATTCCCCACATCAAACCTCTTCTCACATACTTTATTTTTCCCCTAACTTTACTTCTTTCCGACTATTCTATCCCCCTCCCGTTCTTTTTCTAATTTCTGATCCCTCCCCTCTATTATCCCTCGTTCCCTTCCCTGGTCACGGCGTCTCACACTAAGCTTCCTCGCCTTCCATCATCTCTTTtccatctcttccctctatcATAGTATCCAACTGTCTCTGTgagtctttctccatctctctttcctacAGTAATTGGATGCTTGATCCATGCGACACGTCCTCTAGGTTCTTAAtgagcctctctctcctcaggccaTCCCCAAACAGACACTAACAGGGCAGCCAGGTCTCAGACATTTATTACAGGCCATTTCTCCACACAGATGAATGTACAGTGACCGGCACAAAACAGATGTCATAAGTCAAAAACAAACACAGTACTGAGTGTGACAGTTAGGGGAGTATGATGCTGGGAGTGGAGAAAAGTGGATCATTTTGTATGCTTATTATTGTAGATAGCAGTGATAAACAGATGCACATGTAGACAAGTGAGAGGAGATGTGTTCTTGTCCAGGTCAAAGGTGGTTGTCGGTCTTCATGGGACACAGCTTACCGGATCCCATTTGCATagctgtcagagagagaaagaatcatTTGCTGTAATTAAATAATTTCCTGTAATCAAATTTTGTTCAATTAGAGATGAAACACACGAAACACTAGGATCTACACTTAATGTAGCATAATTTAGATAGTGAGGGTAAGTGATTGCACCCACACATGAAGTTTTGGAACCAGCTCTCTGAGCGATCCACCAGACATGAGATCCATTCATGCAGGGTCACCTTACTGTTCTTGTTATGGTCACATGACCTGTATACAGAGaatatacataaacaaacataagTATACTgttgcaaaaacacacacaaacacgaagGGAAAATTAAGCAAACAAACACATCTGCACACAATATGCACAGACTGACATTTGTCTTCACCCACAAAGAAACATTATCTTTGAAGGGTACCATTTCCATTTGCGCTAATCCACACACAGCGGGAAGCTCAGTGGGTAATAAACATTATCATTGCTGGGAATGGCTTGACATTGAGCCGGCCAGCCCAACTCCCACAAAACCTGTcactgcagactggcagcacacACACAAGATTTACGACAGAGccgggagagggggaggtgagtgagagattgagagaaacagagattgaAGAGACATAGTAGGGAGGAAAGATAGTGATTAGGACATGGGTTATAGAAGAGATAGTGAAAAATCGGAAACACatacattgtcatcctacaagaaacatggtatagaggagatggactcGCTGgctgccctctaggttacagagagctggtagtcccatccaccaaatgAGCAGgtgaagggactcagggggtatgctaatttggtatagagcagacctaacacaCTCCATtgaattaatcaaaacaggaacattttacatttggctagaaattcaaaaggaaatgatcttaacAGATAAAAATGTCCTCCTGTTTGCCACCTATATCCCCCACTAGAAttcccatactttaatgaagacagcttctccatcctggagggggaaatcaatcatttccaggcccagggacgtGTAATAGTCTGGCGTCCTAAATGCcggaaccggacaagaacctgacaccctcagcatacagggggacaaacacctgcctggaggtgacagcattctctcccccatatgcccccctaggcacaactatgacaacataaccaacaaaaacggatcacaactcctgcagctctgtcacacgctgggtttgtacatagtcaatggtagggttcgaggggactcctatggtaggtacacctatagctcatctcttggcagcaGTACTGTAGACTAATGTATCACtaacctcaacccagagtctctcagggcattcacagtcagcccactgacactcCTATCAGACCagagcaaaatcacagtctacctgaacagagcaaTATTCAAtaatgaggcatcaaagccaaaggaactgagtaatattaagaaatgtAGTATGGAAACCTAtccaaaaacaattaggcaagAACAAATTCAATCGCTTCTAGACAACTTctaaaataggcaaaaaacacaaacattgcttcccacagggccgtggggtgagacagggatgcagcttaagccccactctcttcaacatatatatatatcaacaaattggtgagggcactagcAAAGTCTGCAGCActcggcctcaccctactagaatctgaaagAAAATGTctactgatgatctggtgcttctgtcaccaaccaaggagggcctacagcagcacctagatcgtctgcacagattctgtcagacttgggccctgacagtaaatctcagtcaGACCAAAATAATTgtcttccaaaaaaggtccagtcgccaggaccacaaatataaattccatctagacaggtAACTTCTACaaggctgtgaacgatctgagagacatggcaagaagggcattctatgccatcaaaagaaacataaaattcaacataccaattaggatctggttaaaaatacttgaatcagttataaaaCCCATTGGCCATTATGGTTGATCTGGGGTTTGCTcaacaaccaagaattcacaaaatgagaCAAACACTACATTGtactttatatatacagtgttgtaacaatgtgcaaatggttaaactcagcaaaaaaagaaacgtccctttttaggaccctgtcattcaaagataattcataaagttccaaataacttcacaaaccttcattgtaaaggggttaaacactgtttcaatgaaccataaacaattaatgaacatgcacctgtggaatggttgttaagacactaacagcttacagatggtaggcaactAAGGTCACAgtaatgaaaacttaggacactaaagaggcctttctactgactctgaaaaacacagaaAGAAAGAGGCCCAGGGTGCCTGTTCATCTGCGTGAATGAGCCTTAGGCATTCTGcaaagaggcatgaggactgcagatgtggccagggcaatacattgcaatgtccatactttgagatgcctaagacagcactatagggagacaggacggacaggacgGCTGATTGTCATCGCAGTGGCAGGCCTCGTGTAACAGCACCTGCACAGGAtaggtacatctgaacatcacacctgcaggacaggaacaggatggcaacaacaactgcccgagttacaccaggaacgcacaatccctccatcaatgctcagactgtctgcaataggctgagagaggctggactgaggcatgttgtaaggcaggtcctcaccagacatcaccggcaacaacgtcgcctatgggcacaaacagGACTGGACTAGCAAAAAGTGCTCTACACTGATGatttgcggttttgtctcaccaggggtgatggccgGATTCACATtaatcgtcgaaggaatgagcattacaccgaggcctgtacactgaagtgggatcaatttggaggtggagggtccgtcatggtctggggcggtgtgtcacagcatcatcggactgagcttgttgtcattgcaggcaatctcaacgctgtgcgttacagggaagacatcctcctccctcatgtggtacccttcctgcaagctcatcctgacatgatcctccagcatgacaatgccaccagtcctactgctcattctgtgtgtgatttgctgcaagacaggaatgtcagtgttctgccatggccagtgaagagcctggatctcaatttaattgagcatgtctgggacctgttggatcagagggtgggggctagggccattcaccccagaaatgtccaggaacttacaggtgccttggtggaagagtggggtaatatctcaccgcaagaactggcaaatctggtgcagtccatgaggaggagatgcactgcagtaattaatgcagcttgtggccacaccagacactgatggttacttttgattttgacccccccccctttgttcagggacacattattcaatttctgttagtcatgtGTCTGTGGAACACATTCagttttgtctcagttgttgaatcttgttatgttcatacaaatatttacaagtTTGCTGGGGGGGCTGGTCAGTAGAGGGAGAGCGTGGCTCAGAAGAAGGCTGATTGGCACAGAGGATGTCTGTTGAGGATGGAGTGGAGAGAGCACATGTGAAAGGGAGGTGCAACATGGAATGGGGTAAATGCCATGACATGGTGAGACATTTTAACCCTCTACATTCAGGAAATCATTTGATATTCCATTTACAAATTGGTTTAATTTCCCCAAATGTCACATTTTTCCATAGCATTCTCAATGTATACGTTTAATTGGTAAGTATTTTCTTTATTGACTGAGATGAAATTATATCGATAGTTGGCAACTGATAAAGACAGTCATGAAAATAGTGGGgatgtgtatttgtatttgtatgtatttgtATGTGGTGCATAGAGGATAAGGGAAATGTGAAGTCTAGTGTGTATTCAGAGTGGGGCTCACTGGAAGAAGAAGTTAGCACATTGCTCGAGAGGCATCCTCTTGTAGCGCAACTTCCTCAGGTCCCTCTGGCTCAGCTTCCCGTCCTTGTTCTTGTCTAGCAGGGCAAACCGCCGCTACACGATtcaggagaggaaagagagataaCATCTCAGCAGAAGAAtattaaatgacaaaaatgtgcCATTCATGCCCAGGTTATCCTATTTGCCAATAACTACGAGGATGaacagagtgggagggaggaggaaggaggacaaCGAGAAGGTTAAGGATGTGGTTAGTTGAATAGATAAAGAAATGGCGAGAGGACAGGAAGGCAGGGATGGGGATATAATATTACCATCCAGTTTACTTTCTTATTGAATAATTGAGTGATTATTGACAGTCTATTTATACTGGGGTTCCTTTAAGCCACCTCATTCTGAGTTGTGGAAGACCACACAATAAGCTGAACAGGAGCTTGTTAACCTTAACaatttaacaccacaacacaaatcATAGTGGTCTTATGCCAAAGTGCTCTTCATGCCCTTCAATATAGTTCATGATAAGTGTAATCAGGTGCAGTAGCGCTTGGGTAGAGATAAATCTTGCAAACACTGCAGCCGCCCAGGACCATAGTTGCCAAGCCCTTTTCTTACATTCTTCTGTCTTGTCTGTTACCTGGGCTAGTTGGGTGCGCTGGGTATGGCTCAGGCAGCTCTGGGGCAGGGCATAGGGGGCATAAGACTTTCCCATACGACTTAATAGGAGGAACCAGTCCATTAGACGGTATGGGAATTGGCCATACTCCTCCTCTGTGCAGTTTGCCTTGGGAACTTGGAAACAAACATAAGAAAAGCATGAAGTAGGAACTGGACATGAATAAGGCTTATTATGTAGGTACAGTactgtgagtgagtttgtgtgtcctACCAAGACAGGGTCCTATATGAGCCAGTCCAATGCGACGTCTCTTGCGGCAGGCTTCTCTATGCAGCAGACACTCATTCCCATAGGTCTTTCCCAGAACACTGCACACTGGTGCCCCCTGCCTGCACACACAAATCATTACACACGTAATGAATAAAGCTTACATTTCTTTATTGATCGAAACAGTTTGCGCATATATTTTGacacattttgtgacgtttttgttcaTTTTGGTGTTTGGCAGGTTTTCTTTGGGCTGTTCGAGCACACAATTTTTTCTTGAGGCAAGCTGAAGTTCGAAAGTCTATGCCCCTTCACCAgtaattggtcaacagtagggattcttgaATAAAGTGTTTGCTGTCATTCAATTACTGATGACTGGTTTTCAAGCAATtattttcacttgagaaatactgcaccaaacatcttagttagattgCATGACTAAGacctgcaaaaatgtctaaatatTGACCAATTTCTTGATCTTAGGTTGATTCTGACTATTTTGAAGAAGTGTTACTGTAAGGGAAAACGTGAACGAAAGTTACTCAGAGATAGATAGAGCTAGAGACACCATTTGTTTTAATGACAAACAACTTATACATGTCCTCGACCATTAGCAACTGTAATTACATTTCTGGGGTAAATTAGTTGAAATGAAACAGACCGAGAATAGAACTCCCACAAAGTTACCATTGTACCTGCTGGCAGGGTGGGAGTTACACAGCCTTGGGATGGAAGTAACAGCTATCTCCATGATTCTGGTTTGTAATGGTCATTAACTTTCAGCAAATGTACTACCAGACATAATTTC
Proteins encoded:
- the sparcl2 gene encoding SPARC isoform X1 — protein: MGAELDHKNRYLQKVCEKERKSYAAGKTQENKENSNGGQKQVKLPAILTTMHLTINLLCLLVLTFHPDLAMGGRSQRKQRQAEDSLRPYLGRVDPVQLCELLKCHSPMGSWCQVVQDNEVLVPKCVCPKTCPRQGAPVCSVLGKTYGNECLLHREACRKRRRIGLAHIGPCLVPKANCTEEEYGQFPYRLMDWFLLLSRMGKSYAPYALPQSCLSHTQRTQLAQRRFALLDKNKDGKLSQRDLRKLRYKRMPLEQCANFFFQSCDHNKNSKVTLHEWISCLVDRSESWFQNFMSMQMGSGKLCPMKTDNHL
- the sparcl2 gene encoding SPARC isoform X2, yielding MHLTINLLCLLVLTFHPDLAMGGRSQRKQRQAEDSLRPYLGRVDPVQLCELLKCHSPMGSWCQVVQDNEVLVPKCVCPKTCPRQGAPVCSVLGKTYGNECLLHREACRKRRRIGLAHIGPCLVPKANCTEEEYGQFPYRLMDWFLLLSRMGKSYAPYALPQSCLSHTQRTQLAQRRFALLDKNKDGKLSQRDLRKLRYKRMPLEQCANFFFQSCDHNKNSKVTLHEWISCLVDRSESWFQNFMSMQMGSGKLCPMKTDNHL